A stretch of the Filimonas lacunae genome encodes the following:
- a CDS encoding competence/damage-inducible protein A: MENNTTATPAKVSIITIGDELLIGQVVDTNSAWMAQQLNLAGFNVHHRVAVGDTWEDIWEALDQESKRAQIILITGGLGPTADDITKPLLCQYFNGKLVRHEPTLQHLEQLFTQILKRPLTDRNRHQADVPDVCTVLSNERGTAPGMLFEKDNRVFISLPGVPHEMQGIMTKHVIPLLQERFNPGIVAHRYLLTAGIGESDLADRIQEFETALPGFIKLAYLPHYGMVRLRLTARGEKGEQHIISTLEEQFTLLQTYVQDVMVVNEDISIQAMVGKLLLERKQTMATAESCTGGYISHLITAMPGASAWFNGSVVSYSNKIKETVLNVTPETFTTTGAVSEETVTQMLTGILRVMNTDYAIAVSGIMGPDGGTHEKPVGTVWVAVGNAQHTETRKFQFRYDRMRNIEMTAINALNMLRKFIQTH, from the coding sequence ATGGAGAATAATACTACTGCCACACCAGCAAAAGTATCTATAATAACCATTGGAGATGAACTATTGATAGGACAGGTTGTGGATACCAACAGCGCCTGGATGGCGCAACAGTTAAACCTGGCAGGCTTTAACGTACACCACCGTGTTGCTGTGGGCGACACCTGGGAAGATATATGGGAAGCCCTGGACCAGGAAAGCAAACGTGCACAGATTATATTAATTACCGGTGGCCTTGGCCCCACTGCCGACGATATTACCAAACCCCTGCTCTGCCAATATTTCAATGGTAAGCTGGTAAGGCATGAGCCTACTCTGCAACACCTGGAGCAGCTATTTACACAAATACTGAAAAGACCGCTTACCGACCGCAACCGCCATCAGGCAGATGTGCCTGATGTATGCACCGTATTAAGCAACGAACGCGGCACCGCACCGGGTATGCTGTTTGAAAAGGATAACCGTGTATTTATTTCCCTGCCAGGCGTGCCACACGAAATGCAGGGCATCATGACCAAACATGTCATACCCCTTTTACAGGAACGCTTTAATCCGGGCATTGTAGCCCACCGCTACCTGCTTACCGCCGGCATTGGCGAATCGGATCTGGCAGATCGCATTCAGGAATTTGAAACCGCCTTACCCGGCTTTATCAAACTAGCTTATCTACCCCACTATGGCATGGTAAGGCTTAGACTTACAGCACGTGGCGAAAAGGGTGAGCAACATATTATCTCTACACTCGAAGAGCAGTTTACCTTACTCCAAACCTATGTGCAGGATGTGATGGTGGTGAATGAAGATATTTCTATACAAGCCATGGTAGGCAAACTGTTACTGGAGAGAAAACAAACCATGGCCACAGCGGAAAGCTGCACCGGGGGGTACATTTCTCATTTAATCACTGCTATGCCCGGCGCATCTGCCTGGTTCAATGGCAGCGTGGTAAGCTACTCCAATAAAATAAAAGAAACCGTTTTAAACGTAACACCGGAAACCTTTACCACCACCGGCGCAGTAAGCGAAGAAACCGTAACCCAGATGCTCACCGGTATTTTACGGGTAATGAATACCGATTACGCCATTGCTGTTTCAGGTATCATGGGCCCCGATGGAGGAACACACGAAAAGCCCGTAGGAACAGTATGGGTAGCGGTGGGTAATGCCCAACATACCGAAACCCGTAAGTTTCAGTTTCGTTACGACAGGATGCGAAATATTGAAATGACTGCGATCAACGCTTTGAATATGCTACGTAAGTTTATACAAACACATTAA
- the dacB gene encoding D-alanyl-D-alanine carboxypeptidase/D-alanyl-D-alanine endopeptidase has translation MNKIIASILLLLLSSPYIQAQNVSARLQKALQQLQADAQMEHALLGFYVENTETGEVLCNINGNIGMAPASTQKVVTAAAALDLLGSNFRYATILGSDGTVSDGTLQGNVYLSGQGDPTLGSSRYPATTRKLVLQRLVDAFVNKGIHTVTGKLLLDNSRFSYQSTPGGWIWDDIGNYYGAGSWALNWNENTYDLLLKPGKKEGEEVDITGSVPELQAAIVNSLLKTGKPGSGDNGYIYMAPYASMGFAEGTVPPGSSFKISGALPNPAFQLGGELQKTLEQSKITVAGGVEVITQPDAVKYTGSQIVEALDTLYSPTLDSMVYWFLQKSINLYGEALLKTLPAQQGQLGSTENGVKLVKDFWKQNGIEPSALKIADGCGLSPQNRVTPKALVSVLQYAAKKPWFNSFYAALPLYNSMKMKSGTIGGCKAFTGYHTAKNGTQYTFAIIINNYDGSVSSVIQKMYKVLDELK, from the coding sequence ATGAACAAAATAATTGCCAGTATCCTGTTACTGCTGTTGAGTAGCCCCTATATACAGGCGCAAAACGTATCTGCCCGGTTGCAAAAGGCCTTACAGCAATTACAGGCAGATGCACAGATGGAGCATGCGTTGTTGGGTTTTTACGTAGAGAATACCGAAACCGGCGAAGTGCTGTGTAACATCAATGGCAATATAGGCATGGCTCCCGCCAGCACACAAAAAGTGGTTACTGCCGCAGCCGCACTGGATTTGCTGGGCAGCAATTTCAGATATGCTACCATATTAGGTAGTGATGGTACTGTGAGCGACGGTACATTACAGGGAAATGTGTATTTATCAGGCCAGGGCGATCCTACTTTAGGTAGCAGTCGGTATCCGGCCACCACCCGTAAATTGGTATTACAAAGGCTGGTCGATGCTTTTGTCAATAAAGGCATCCACACGGTTACCGGCAAGTTATTGCTGGATAATTCCCGGTTTAGCTATCAGTCAACGCCAGGTGGGTGGATATGGGATGATATTGGGAATTATTATGGTGCCGGCTCCTGGGCTTTGAACTGGAATGAAAACACGTACGATCTGTTGCTGAAGCCGGGAAAAAAGGAAGGAGAAGAGGTGGATATAACGGGAAGTGTGCCTGAATTGCAAGCTGCTATCGTAAACAGCTTATTAAAAACAGGAAAACCGGGTAGCGGCGATAACGGCTACATTTATATGGCGCCTTACGCCAGCATGGGGTTTGCAGAAGGTACGGTGCCGCCTGGTAGCAGTTTTAAAATATCCGGGGCCTTGCCTAATCCGGCTTTTCAACTGGGGGGCGAGCTGCAAAAAACGCTGGAGCAAAGCAAAATAACCGTTGCAGGTGGTGTAGAGGTAATTACGCAACCCGATGCTGTAAAGTATACCGGCAGTCAAATAGTGGAAGCCCTGGACACGTTATATTCACCCACATTGGATAGTATGGTATACTGGTTTTTACAAAAAAGCATCAATCTTTATGGGGAAGCTTTACTAAAAACCTTGCCTGCTCAGCAGGGCCAATTGGGTTCTACTGAAAATGGGGTAAAGTTGGTAAAAGACTTCTGGAAGCAAAACGGTATAGAGCCTTCCGCGCTGAAAATAGCGGATGGCTGTGGCCTATCTCCGCAAAACAGGGTAACACCCAAGGCGTTGGTAAGTGTGTTGCAATATGCTGCTAAAAAGCCCTGGTTCAATAGCTTTTACGCGGCACTGCCCTTGTATAATAGCATGAAAATGAAAAGCGGCACTATTGGAGGTTGTAAAGCTTTTACTGGATACCATACTGCTAAGAATGGTACCCAGTATACTTTTGCCATCATTATTAATAACTACGATGGTAGCGTAAGTTCGGTGATTCAAAAGATGTATAAAGTGCTTGACGAGCTAAAATAA
- a CDS encoding acyl-CoA thioesterase, which produces MYESTTQVRVRYAETDQMNVVYYGNYAQYFEVGRVECIRQLGYTYKDMELSGVMMPVVELNIKYLRSATYDDLITIKTQIRELPTDHKIEFHQEVFNEQGKMLTSGKVLLYFLEMKTWKKTVIPEELRSRLAPYFEPKA; this is translated from the coding sequence ATGTACGAATCAACAACTCAGGTGCGTGTACGGTATGCAGAAACCGATCAGATGAACGTGGTGTATTATGGCAATTATGCACAATATTTTGAAGTAGGACGGGTAGAATGTATACGCCAGCTGGGGTATACGTATAAAGACATGGAATTATCGGGTGTAATGATGCCGGTGGTAGAACTGAACATTAAATACCTGCGTTCGGCCACTTACGATGATTTAATCACTATCAAAACACAGATACGGGAGCTTCCCACCGATCATAAAATTGAATTTCACCAGGAAGTATTTAATGAACAAGGCAAAATGCTTACGTCTGGTAAGGTGTTGCTGTATTTCCTGGAAATGAAAACCTGGAAAAAAACAGTCATCCCTGAAGAACTGCGTTCACGCCTGGCCCCTTATTTTGAACCGAAGGCTTAA
- a CDS encoding DoxX family protein, with protein sequence MKRLLSIQYSEGMFNFSMLLLRIAFGGLLLLNHGMDKLMNFPVRAAHFINFMGIGSKASLILVIFAEVFCSLFIVLGLFTRFAAIPLIITMLVAIFKAHAGNFQQAESAVMYCTAFFVLLFCGPGKVSVDGMMRG encoded by the coding sequence ATGAAGAGACTATTATCTATCCAGTACAGTGAAGGAATGTTCAATTTTTCCATGTTATTACTCCGTATTGCTTTTGGTGGCCTGCTGTTATTGAATCATGGCATGGATAAACTGATGAACTTTCCGGTGAGGGCGGCTCATTTTATCAACTTTATGGGCATAGGCTCCAAGGCATCATTGATACTGGTGATTTTTGCAGAAGTATTTTGTAGCTTATTTATAGTGCTGGGGCTTTTTACACGTTTTGCTGCTATTCCCTTAATTATAACCATGCTGGTAGCCATTTTTAAAGCGCATGCCGGTAATTTTCAACAGGCCGAATCGGCAGTAATGTACTGTACCGCGTTTTTTGTGCTGCTGTTTTGTGGCCCTGGTAAAGTAAGTGTTGACGGAATGATGAGAGGGTAA
- a CDS encoding tetratricopeptide repeat protein has product MGQVNAQATKANNDPDANFKLAKELYQKEKFSLAYPLFKSLDYTAKPNYSGIPVSTQVEARYYTIVCGLRMNDASAEASAIDFIKMEHYKPRIEMLCYHLGEFYFRKQDYSSAIDYYEKAGVANLSNREIADVKFHQAYAYFTMKRFSDARPLFNAIRQIPSDPNYIDATYYYGFISFYEKNYKDALASFKIVQNKPAYQKIVPYYVTEIYYFSGDKDEAIAYGEAALAKGGQYYDMQLRKLIGHALFEKREYAKALPYLEKYVQNTEKVRREDLYELSYCYYEAKQWAKAISGFKELGGKSDSLAQNSMYLLADAYLKTDQKAGARSAFLFCALNSSNATQKEISKFHYGKLSYELGYTDVALNELKDFLVTYPKSTYVNEAKELLISVLANTNNYQEALALTESVGTGSVTVQKVYPKILYGRAVEMVNDQQIVQADGLLNKLLAAPYSTSQQPFAWFWKGEISYRTNKIDSAIYFLQSYFTRPVVYGEVNQANAHYTLGYAFLRQERYDLALQHFEAITTSISGSSSAVQQDAYVRSADCYFMTKRYPKAQQMYENVLSNNLPAADYALYQKAIIAGANNKTNEKVSLLSSLEKRYPASSLVADANMEIANSYMANEDFRSAIPALTKVINDKKAANLKPQAYLKTGVSYFNLDNDVEALNYFKKLVSEYPNAAESDAAVEYVRNIFVSQQRTGEFVNFMRQNGKNVTYSEEDSLTYVAAVIPYNNNQPNQALPALEGYLKGFPDGRNALDAHYQVAVIYNDKKELAKALPHYEAVAAKAPNKYAEISILQAARIYYFELKDYPKASQYFAQLRSIAVQTENKLEAMRGLLRCQLKQQQWAEAVPNAQELLLQKGLATDDKMMANMVVAKNYQLNNQLEDAVTSYKLVIALGKSEYGAEARYHVAEITLTKGNLKDAEKAAFDVINKAGSYDYWITKSYILLGEIYFQQKDYFNSEATLKSIVENAANEELKKEAQQKLDVVVAEKNKNSKVEPQQ; this is encoded by the coding sequence ATGGGACAAGTGAATGCGCAGGCTACTAAAGCCAATAACGATCCTGATGCAAACTTTAAACTGGCCAAGGAACTATACCAGAAAGAAAAATTTAGTCTTGCCTATCCTTTATTTAAAAGCTTAGACTATACTGCAAAGCCCAACTACAGTGGCATTCCTGTGAGCACGCAGGTAGAAGCAAGATACTATACTATTGTATGCGGCCTGCGTATGAACGATGCCAGTGCTGAAGCTTCTGCTATCGACTTTATAAAGATGGAGCATTACAAGCCGCGTATAGAAATGTTGTGCTACCACTTAGGCGAGTTCTATTTCAGAAAGCAGGACTATAGCAGTGCTATTGACTATTACGAAAAAGCAGGAGTGGCCAACCTGAGCAACCGCGAAATAGCGGATGTAAAGTTTCATCAGGCATATGCCTACTTTACCATGAAGCGCTTTTCAGATGCGCGCCCGCTGTTTAATGCTATCAGGCAGATACCTTCCGATCCCAACTATATAGATGCTACGTATTACTATGGCTTTATTTCTTTTTACGAGAAAAACTATAAGGATGCGTTAGCTTCTTTTAAAATTGTACAAAACAAACCTGCCTACCAGAAAATAGTGCCTTATTACGTTACGGAAATCTATTATTTCAGTGGCGATAAAGATGAGGCTATTGCTTATGGCGAAGCGGCTTTGGCAAAAGGCGGACAGTACTATGATATGCAGCTACGCAAGCTGATAGGGCATGCGTTGTTTGAAAAAAGAGAATATGCCAAGGCGCTGCCTTACCTGGAAAAATATGTGCAGAATACCGAAAAGGTACGTCGTGAAGATCTATATGAACTGAGCTATTGCTATTACGAGGCTAAACAGTGGGCCAAGGCTATCAGTGGGTTTAAAGAGCTGGGGGGTAAAAGCGATTCGCTGGCGCAGAATAGTATGTATCTGTTGGCGGATGCTTACTTAAAAACAGATCAGAAAGCAGGGGCCAGAAGTGCATTCCTGTTTTGTGCTTTAAACAGCAGTAATGCCACACAAAAAGAAATCTCCAAATTCCACTATGGTAAACTGAGCTACGAACTGGGCTATACCGATGTGGCTTTAAACGAATTAAAAGATTTCCTGGTTACCTATCCTAAATCTACCTACGTAAACGAAGCGAAAGAGCTACTGATCAGTGTGCTGGCCAACACCAACAACTATCAGGAAGCGTTGGCGTTAACAGAGAGTGTTGGAACAGGTAGTGTAACTGTACAAAAAGTATATCCTAAAATTTTATATGGTCGTGCAGTAGAGATGGTGAATGATCAGCAAATAGTACAGGCCGATGGATTATTAAACAAGTTACTGGCTGCTCCTTATAGCACTTCACAACAGCCTTTTGCCTGGTTCTGGAAAGGGGAGATCTCTTACCGTACCAATAAAATCGATTCTGCCATCTATTTTCTGCAAAGCTATTTTACACGCCCGGTAGTATATGGCGAGGTTAACCAGGCAAATGCACACTATACTTTAGGGTATGCCTTCTTGCGTCAGGAGCGTTATGACCTGGCATTGCAACACTTTGAAGCCATCACCACTTCTATATCCGGTTCTTCTTCTGCGGTGCAGCAGGATGCTTATGTAAGAAGTGCGGATTGCTATTTCATGACCAAGCGTTATCCAAAGGCACAGCAGATGTATGAGAACGTGCTGAGCAATAACCTGCCTGCTGCTGATTATGCTTTATACCAAAAAGCGATTATCGCTGGCGCCAACAACAAAACCAACGAAAAGGTAAGCCTGTTAAGCTCCCTGGAAAAACGTTACCCGGCTTCTTCCCTGGTAGCAGATGCCAATATGGAAATTGCCAACAGCTATATGGCTAACGAAGATTTCAGAAGCGCCATACCTGCTTTAACCAAGGTGATCAACGATAAAAAAGCGGCTAACTTAAAACCACAAGCTTATTTAAAAACAGGTGTTTCTTACTTTAACCTCGACAACGACGTTGAAGCGCTGAACTACTTTAAAAAGCTGGTATCCGAGTATCCCAATGCTGCTGAAAGCGATGCTGCGGTGGAATATGTACGCAACATCTTTGTAAGCCAGCAACGTACCGGTGAGTTTGTCAACTTTATGCGTCAGAACGGTAAAAACGTAACTTATAGCGAAGAAGATTCACTGACTTACGTAGCTGCGGTAATACCTTATAATAATAACCAGCCCAACCAGGCACTGCCGGCACTGGAAGGTTATTTAAAAGGTTTCCCTGACGGCCGCAATGCACTGGATGCCCATTACCAGGTTGCGGTTATTTATAACGATAAGAAAGAGTTAGCCAAAGCCTTACCCCACTACGAAGCGGTAGCAGCCAAAGCGCCTAACAAGTATGCCGAAATAAGTATACTACAGGCGGCACGCATTTACTACTTTGAACTGAAAGACTATCCGAAGGCTTCTCAATACTTTGCACAGCTGCGTTCTATTGCTGTACAAACCGAAAACAAACTGGAAGCTATGCGCGGCTTACTGCGTTGCCAGCTGAAACAGCAGCAATGGGCAGAAGCAGTGCCTAATGCACAGGAACTGTTACTGCAAAAAGGTTTGGCTACCGATGATAAGATGATGGCTAATATGGTAGTGGCTAAAAACTATCAACTGAACAACCAGCTGGAAGATGCGGTAACCTCATATAAATTAGTTATTGCTTTAGGTAAATCAGAATATGGTGCGGAAGCCCGCTACCATGTGGCTGAAATTACCTTAACCAAAGGCAATTTAAAAGATGCAGAAAAGGCAGCTTTTGATGTAATTAACAAAGCCGGATCATACGATTACTGGATTACGAAATCATATATACTGCTGGGTGAGATCTACTTCCAGCAAAAAGACTACTTCAACTCAGAAGCAACGTTGAAAAGCATTGTAGAAAATGCAGCCAACGAAGAGCTGAAAAAAGAAGCACAGCAAAAGCTGGATGTAGTAGTGGCGGAAAAGAACAAGAACAGTAAAGTAGAACCACAACAGTAA
- a CDS encoding TonB-dependent receptor: MKRIILILLLIGSTAGVWAQKRKPAAKSATQKQAAAKKTAGKNTAAKKSATSTSTKSAAKSGSKKQDIAAREEGDTLASRTVVVTSSFKPALRNAAKVNFSAASPQPDSVLPQLQYRVPSQNLFFSYEPASLKPMALSIDSTLPWENNHYIKAGFGNYTTPYLQAGFAFGDGKKTVVNAHVKHTSSKGSLPFQRFSKTGADIIGVFNPNDNIEWDGKVSFNNDVQYQYGFAGADESKNSKDSLRQRFTTIGITAGLRNKQDNGYGVSYHPTIAFSQLNDNKKGSETNFKFNAPITKTFGENFAFNLGVTADLTHYKSDSVLTGKAINNNLFYISPALQYKSDNLKIVGGFIPSWDNKDFHMLPDITAEAKIKDERFILQLGWTGYYHKTTYQSLSAFNPWLQQPKSLLNARINEQFAGFKGSAGSHFTYNARVSYLKFNNQPLFVNDTTTGRSFEVINEEEMKAIRLHGEIGYTIQEKFSVLGGATFTQYSNLKTNEKAYGLVPFEINGSLRWEILKDVMLKSDIYFWDGARYRSKTLQAQKLDAAVDLNAGIEFGVMPRLNVWVQFNNLLNNKYQRWNQYEVLGFNVLGGVVYSFGQSSK; encoded by the coding sequence ATGAAACGTATTATCCTTATATTATTATTAATAGGTAGCACAGCAGGCGTGTGGGCGCAAAAGCGTAAGCCAGCGGCCAAGTCTGCTACACAAAAGCAGGCAGCTGCTAAAAAGACGGCTGGTAAAAACACAGCTGCTAAGAAAAGCGCAACCAGTACCTCTACTAAATCTGCCGCTAAATCCGGCAGCAAAAAGCAGGATATAGCCGCAAGGGAAGAAGGGGATACACTGGCTTCCCGCACAGTGGTGGTAACCTCCTCTTTTAAACCTGCGCTGCGTAATGCGGCTAAGGTCAATTTCAGTGCAGCTTCTCCACAGCCCGATTCTGTGTTGCCGCAACTACAGTACAGGGTACCTTCGCAAAACCTTTTTTTCAGTTACGAACCAGCTTCGTTAAAACCTATGGCATTGTCTATCGACTCTACGTTGCCGTGGGAGAACAACCACTATATCAAAGCGGGCTTTGGTAACTATACCACGCCTTATTTACAGGCTGGATTTGCCTTTGGCGATGGCAAAAAAACGGTGGTGAATGCACATGTAAAACATACGTCTTCTAAAGGAAGCCTGCCGTTTCAGCGGTTTTCCAAAACCGGTGCTGACATCATTGGGGTATTTAATCCTAATGATAACATCGAGTGGGATGGCAAAGTATCTTTTAATAATGATGTGCAATACCAGTATGGTTTTGCCGGTGCTGATGAAAGCAAAAACAGTAAAGACAGCTTAAGACAACGCTTTACCACCATTGGCATTACAGCAGGTTTGCGTAACAAACAGGATAATGGTTATGGAGTAAGTTATCACCCCACTATTGCCTTCAGTCAGTTGAATGATAACAAAAAGGGGAGCGAAACCAATTTCAAATTCAACGCGCCTATCACCAAAACCTTTGGCGAGAATTTCGCATTCAACCTGGGTGTTACTGCCGATCTCACACACTACAAAAGTGACAGTGTGTTAACCGGCAAGGCTATTAATAATAACCTGTTTTACATTTCTCCTGCCTTACAATACAAATCAGATAACCTGAAAATTGTGGGCGGCTTTATTCCTTCCTGGGATAATAAAGATTTTCATATGCTGCCAGACATTACCGCAGAAGCGAAAATCAAAGATGAAAGATTTATTCTGCAATTGGGTTGGACAGGATATTATCACAAAACCACTTACCAGTCTTTGTCTGCTTTCAACCCTTGGTTGCAACAGCCTAAGTCGTTGCTCAATGCCCGTATCAATGAACAATTTGCTGGTTTCAAAGGTTCGGCCGGTAGTCATTTTACCTACAATGCCCGTGTTTCTTACCTGAAATTCAATAACCAGCCGCTTTTTGTAAATGATACTACCACGGGGCGTTCTTTTGAAGTGATCAATGAGGAAGAAATGAAAGCTATCCGCCTGCACGGTGAAATAGGTTATACCATCCAGGAGAAGTTTTCTGTATTGGGTGGTGCTACTTTTACACAGTATAGCAATCTCAAAACCAATGAAAAAGCCTACGGACTGGTGCCTTTTGAAATAAACGGTAGCTTGCGCTGGGAAATTTTGAAGGATGTGATGCTGAAAAGCGACATTTACTTCTGGGATGGAGCCCGTTACCGTAGTAAAACACTACAGGCTCAAAAACTGGATGCTGCTGTTGATTTGAACGCAGGTATCGAATTTGGTGTGATGCCGCGTTTGAATGTTTGGGTACAATTCAATAATTTGCTGAATAATAAATACCAACGTTGGAATCAGTATGAGGTTCTTGGATTTAATGTTCTGGGAGGAGTTGTATATTCGTTCGGTCAAAGCAGTAAATAG